The proteins below are encoded in one region of Limnochorda pilosa:
- the speB gene encoding agmatinase codes for MKYRPVTEEMQPRFVGLQTFMQMPHNRQTDGVDVAIVGLPFDTGGTYRVGARFGPAAIRAASQMLHPYNPATGVDLTERLSAVDYGDLRVVPGAVERSHALLADGLEPLHRNGLRVIGLGGDHSVSLPHLQAAASVHGPLALIQFDSHSDLWDEFWGERRNHGTVIRRALEEGFIDPSASIQVGLRGSLSNRAESAFSREFGFAVLSTADLRHRPGALREAPRKIRERVGERRSFVTFDVDFVDPAFAPGTGTPEVGGFSSWETLELLRGLSGIEFVGFDVVEVIPAYDHASITALLAATVVHEMLGLVACSETR; via the coding sequence TTGAAGTATCGGCCGGTGACCGAGGAGATGCAACCGCGGTTCGTCGGGCTCCAGACCTTCATGCAGATGCCGCACAACCGCCAGACCGACGGCGTGGACGTGGCCATCGTGGGATTGCCCTTCGATACGGGCGGGACGTACCGGGTAGGCGCCCGTTTTGGACCGGCAGCGATCCGGGCCGCCTCCCAGATGCTCCACCCATACAACCCTGCGACCGGGGTGGACCTGACCGAACGGCTCTCCGCTGTTGACTACGGAGATCTGCGGGTGGTTCCGGGAGCGGTGGAGCGCTCCCATGCCCTCCTCGCCGATGGGCTGGAGCCGCTCCACCGGAATGGGTTGCGGGTCATCGGGCTCGGCGGAGATCACTCGGTGAGCCTTCCACACCTTCAGGCGGCGGCATCGGTCCACGGTCCGCTCGCGCTCATTCAGTTTGATAGCCACAGCGATCTGTGGGACGAGTTCTGGGGCGAGCGGCGAAACCACGGGACGGTGATCCGGCGGGCGCTTGAGGAGGGGTTTATCGATCCCTCCGCCTCCATCCAGGTGGGGCTCCGCGGATCGCTCTCCAACCGGGCCGAGAGTGCTTTCAGCAGGGAGTTCGGCTTCGCGGTGCTGAGCACCGCGGATCTCCGGCACAGGCCGGGGGCACTCAGGGAGGCGCCGAGAAAGATCCGCGAACGGGTCGGCGAGAGGCGGTCTTTCGTTACCTTTGACGTGGACTTCGTCGACCCCGCTTTCGCACCCGGCACGGGTACCCCTGAGGTGGGGGGCTTCAGCAGCTGGGAGACCCTGGAGCTCCTGCGGGGGCTGAGCGGCATCGAGTTCGTGGGATTCGATGTGGTAGAGGTGATTCCGGCCTACGACCACGCCTCCATCACTGCTCTCTTGGCCGCCACCGTAGTCCACGAAATGCTGGGACTGGTGGCGTGCTCCGAGACCCGCTAG
- a CDS encoding gamma-aminobutyraldehyde dehydrogenase, producing MERNWQLWINGQPETPARSESELVLNPATAEPIARVPKGSEEDVERAVQAAHTAAEGWERSTPGERSLAIWRLADRIEEHGEELARLESLNVGKPLSTAREEIPFIVDNLRFFAGSARTLGASSTGEYLTGYTSMTRREPIGVVASIAPWNYPLMMAAWKIGPALAAGNTVVLKPSEQTPLTALRLAELAADFFPPGVLNVITGHGEPVGAALAAHPKVRMVSLTGDVATGKEVARAAAANLKRVHLELGGKAPVLVFDDADLEAVVEGIRMAGFTNSGQDCTAACRIYASGAVYEQVVERLARSVATLRVGDPQEDGVEMGPVITEEHRRRVAGFVDRARSAGHMEVLTGGRPAEGRGFYYLPTVVAGARQEDEIVRREVFGPVVTATRFTDEDEAIRWANDTEYGLAASVWTAHAERAMKVARLLKFGTVWVNSHFLITSEMPHGGFKQSGYGKDMSVYAVEEYTQIKHVMVKSG from the coding sequence ATGGAGCGCAATTGGCAGCTTTGGATAAACGGTCAGCCTGAAACGCCTGCTCGTTCGGAAAGCGAGCTCGTGCTCAACCCAGCCACGGCCGAGCCCATCGCCCGAGTGCCCAAAGGATCCGAGGAGGACGTGGAGCGAGCGGTGCAGGCGGCCCATACGGCGGCCGAAGGCTGGGAGCGCTCCACCCCGGGTGAGCGCAGCCTGGCGATCTGGCGCCTGGCCGACCGCATCGAGGAGCACGGCGAGGAATTGGCACGGCTCGAGTCGCTCAACGTCGGCAAGCCGCTCTCCACTGCCCGTGAAGAGATCCCATTCATCGTCGACAACCTCCGCTTCTTCGCGGGAAGCGCCCGCACCCTGGGGGCTTCGAGCACAGGCGAGTACCTGACGGGCTATACGAGTATGACGCGACGGGAGCCGATAGGGGTGGTGGCCTCCATCGCGCCCTGGAACTATCCGCTCATGATGGCCGCTTGGAAGATCGGACCGGCGCTGGCCGCGGGGAACACCGTGGTGCTTAAGCCGTCGGAGCAAACGCCGCTCACCGCGTTGCGCCTGGCTGAGCTCGCCGCCGACTTCTTTCCTCCCGGCGTGCTCAACGTGATCACGGGGCATGGCGAGCCCGTGGGGGCCGCCCTGGCCGCCCATCCCAAGGTGAGGATGGTTTCCCTTACAGGCGACGTGGCGACCGGCAAGGAGGTAGCCCGGGCGGCGGCCGCCAACCTCAAGCGGGTCCACCTGGAGCTGGGCGGGAAAGCGCCCGTCCTGGTCTTCGACGACGCGGACCTGGAGGCGGTCGTGGAAGGGATAAGGATGGCCGGCTTCACCAACAGCGGGCAGGATTGCACCGCGGCCTGCCGCATATACGCATCCGGCGCCGTCTACGAGCAGGTGGTGGAACGGTTGGCCCGCTCCGTCGCCACCCTGCGGGTGGGCGACCCTCAGGAGGATGGGGTGGAGATGGGCCCGGTGATCACGGAGGAGCACCGCCGGCGCGTGGCCGGTTTTGTGGACCGGGCCCGGAGCGCGGGGCACATGGAGGTGCTGACCGGCGGTAGACCGGCCGAGGGACGAGGCTTCTACTATCTGCCTACAGTGGTGGCGGGCGCGCGCCAGGAGGATGAGATCGTCCGCCGAGAAGTTTTCGGGCCGGTCGTGACGGCCACCCGCTTCACGGACGAGGACGAGGCCATCCGCTGGGCCAACGACACCGAGTATGGTTTGGCCGCCTCGGTCTGGACCGCCCACGCTGAGCGGGCCATGAAGGTCGCGAGGCTGCTCAAGTTCGGCACAGTCTGGGTGAACAGCCACTTCCTCATCACCAGTGAGATGCCCCACGGCGGCTTCAAGCAGTCAGGCTACGGGAAGGACATGTCTGTTTACGCCGTGGAGGAGTATACACAGATCAAGCACGTCATGGTGAAGTCCGGATAG